In Brevundimonas sp. SGAir0440, one DNA window encodes the following:
- the ccmA gene encoding heme ABC exporter ATP-binding protein CcmA: MIHTLALSGLTVSRGERLLFDGLDLTLRAGEVLALTGANGAGKTSLLRAIAGLLRPDAGTVAFKDGDGNRLDERQARGRETHFLGHLEGLKGGRTAREELGFQCDWLGHTQYGVDHAVEAFGLKPLLDLEVRRLSAGQRRRLAMGRLVGSPRALWLLDEPMAPLDTRWREAFAEQMQRHLDADGLIVAAVHDPLPLPTRALDLGALK; this comes from the coding sequence ATGATCCACACCCTCGCCCTCTCCGGCCTGACCGTCTCGCGCGGCGAGCGGCTATTGTTCGACGGCCTGGACCTGACCTTGCGCGCCGGCGAGGTGCTGGCCCTGACGGGCGCAAACGGGGCGGGCAAGACCAGCCTGCTGCGTGCGATCGCGGGCCTGTTGCGGCCAGACGCCGGGACGGTCGCCTTTAAGGACGGCGACGGCAATCGGCTGGACGAACGACAGGCGCGTGGACGCGAAACCCATTTTCTCGGCCATCTGGAAGGGCTGAAGGGCGGCCGAACCGCGCGCGAGGAGCTGGGGTTTCAGTGCGATTGGTTGGGCCACACCCAGTACGGCGTCGACCACGCCGTCGAGGCCTTCGGCCTGAAGCCGCTGCTGGACCTGGAGGTCCGGCGTCTTTCGGCCGGTCAGCGCCGTCGCCTGGCCATGGGCCGGCTGGTCGGATCGCCGCGCGCCCTGTGGCTGCTGGACGAGCCGATGGCGCCGCTGGACACGCGCTGGCGCGAAGCCTTCGCCGAGCAGATGCAGCGTCATCTGGACGCCGACGGCCTGATCGTCGCCGCCGTCCACGACCCCCTGCCGCTGCCGACCCGCGCTCTCGATCTGGGGGCGCTCAAGTGA
- the acnA gene encoding aconitate hydratase AcnA, which translates to MPSIDSFKTRQDLSVGRKKYAYYSLPAAEEAGLTGISRLPRSMKVLLENLLRNEDGVSVTEDDLKAVAAWVENKGSVEHEIAFRPARVLMQDFTGVPAVVDLAAMRDAMSALGADAAKINPLVPVDLVIDHSVMVDNFGTSKAFGQNVEREYERNIERYNFLRWGSSAFNNFRVVPPGTGICHQVNLENLAQTVWTLDEGKKTVAYPDTVVGTDSHTTMINGLAVLGWGVGGIEAEAAMLGQPIPMLIPEVIGFKLTGRLPEGATATDLVLTVTQMLRKKGVVGKFVEFFGDALPNMTIEDQATIANMAPEYGATCGFFPVSAATIGYLTATGRDKARVALVEAYAKAQGLWIDENSEDPVFTDVLELDISTVVPSLAGPKRPQDRVELTTAAPAFETALTDVFARPADAPRAEVEGEKFTVGDGDVVIAAITSCTNTSNPSVLIAAGLVARKANALGLKAKPWVKTSLAPGSQVVTDYLTDAGLQKDLDALGFNLVGYGCTTCIGNSGPLDPAISKAINDNALVATSVLSGNRNFEGRVNPDVQANYLASPPLVVAYAIAGSMRIDITKDPIGQDKKGNDVFLKDVWPTTQEIADIQRKSVTPAMFAKRYKDVFKGDKHWQAIKVTGGQTYEWDDSSTYVANPPYFDGLSMDLTPVQDVVEARVLAIFGDSITTDHISPAGSIKKTSPAGVYLTNHGVEAAEFNSYGARRGNHEVMMRGTFANIRIKNRITPEIEGGVTKHFPSGDTMSIYDAAMRYQSEGRPLVVFAGKEYGTGSSRDWAAKGTRLLGVRAVIAESFERIHRSNLVGMGVVPLQFKQDGWLKLGLTGEEIVTIRGLSDANIGKLKPRQDLWVELFRPSDGKMARFPVRCRIDNQTELDYLLAGGVMPYVLRNLARGPETEAPIAAE; encoded by the coding sequence ATGCCGTCGATCGACAGCTTCAAGACCCGCCAGGACCTTTCCGTCGGGCGTAAGAAATACGCCTATTACAGCCTTCCCGCCGCCGAGGAAGCCGGTCTGACCGGGATTTCCCGCCTGCCCCGCTCGATGAAGGTGCTGCTGGAAAACCTGCTGCGCAATGAGGACGGCGTTTCCGTCACCGAAGACGACCTGAAGGCCGTCGCCGCCTGGGTCGAGAACAAGGGCTCGGTCGAGCACGAGATCGCCTTCCGTCCGGCCCGCGTGCTGATGCAGGACTTCACCGGCGTGCCCGCCGTGGTCGATCTGGCCGCCATGCGCGACGCCATGAGCGCCCTGGGCGCCGACGCCGCCAAGATCAACCCGCTGGTGCCGGTCGATCTGGTCATCGACCACTCGGTCATGGTCGACAACTTCGGCACGTCGAAAGCCTTCGGCCAGAACGTCGAGCGTGAATACGAGCGCAACATCGAACGCTACAACTTCCTGCGCTGGGGTTCGTCGGCCTTCAACAACTTCCGCGTCGTGCCGCCCGGCACCGGCATCTGCCACCAGGTGAACCTGGAGAACCTGGCCCAGACCGTCTGGACCCTGGACGAAGGCAAGAAGACGGTCGCCTATCCCGACACCGTCGTCGGCACCGACAGCCACACCACCATGATCAACGGCCTGGCCGTCCTGGGTTGGGGCGTGGGCGGCATCGAGGCCGAGGCGGCCATGCTGGGCCAGCCGATCCCCATGCTGATCCCCGAGGTCATCGGCTTCAAACTGACCGGCCGTCTGCCGGAAGGCGCCACCGCCACCGACCTGGTGCTGACCGTCACCCAGATGCTGCGCAAGAAGGGCGTGGTCGGCAAGTTCGTCGAATTCTTCGGCGACGCCCTGCCCAACATGACCATCGAGGACCAGGCGACCATCGCCAACATGGCCCCGGAATACGGCGCCACCTGCGGCTTCTTCCCCGTCTCGGCCGCCACCATCGGCTATCTGACCGCCACGGGCCGCGACAAGGCGCGCGTCGCCCTGGTCGAAGCCTACGCCAAGGCGCAAGGCCTGTGGATCGACGAGAATTCGGAAGATCCGGTCTTCACCGACGTGCTGGAACTGGACATCTCGACCGTAGTGCCGTCGCTGGCGGGCCCGAAGCGTCCGCAGGACCGCGTCGAACTGACCACCGCCGCCCCGGCCTTTGAAACCGCCCTGACCGACGTCTTCGCGCGCCCGGCCGACGCCCCGCGCGCCGAGGTCGAGGGTGAGAAGTTCACCGTCGGCGACGGCGACGTGGTCATCGCGGCCATCACTTCCTGCACCAACACCTCCAACCCGTCGGTGCTGATCGCCGCCGGTCTGGTGGCGCGCAAGGCCAATGCGCTGGGTCTGAAGGCCAAGCCCTGGGTCAAAACCTCGCTGGCCCCCGGATCGCAGGTCGTGACCGACTATCTGACCGACGCCGGCCTGCAAAAGGACCTGGATGCCCTGGGCTTCAACCTGGTCGGCTATGGCTGCACCACCTGCATCGGCAACTCGGGCCCGCTGGACCCGGCCATCTCCAAGGCGATCAACGACAACGCCCTGGTCGCGACCTCGGTCCTGTCGGGCAACCGCAACTTCGAAGGTCGCGTGAACCCCGACGTCCAGGCCAACTATCTGGCCTCGCCGCCGCTGGTCGTGGCCTACGCCATCGCCGGCTCGATGCGGATTGACATCACCAAGGATCCGATCGGTCAGGACAAGAAGGGCAACGACGTCTTCCTGAAGGACGTCTGGCCGACCACGCAGGAAATCGCCGACATCCAGCGCAAGTCCGTCACCCCGGCCATGTTCGCCAAACGCTACAAGGACGTGTTCAAGGGCGACAAGCACTGGCAGGCCATCAAGGTCACCGGCGGTCAGACCTATGAGTGGGACGACAGCTCGACCTACGTCGCCAACCCGCCCTATTTCGACGGCCTGTCGATGGACCTGACCCCGGTTCAGGACGTGGTCGAGGCGCGCGTTCTGGCCATCTTCGGCGACTCGATCACCACCGACCACATCAGCCCGGCCGGTTCGATCAAGAAGACCTCGCCCGCCGGCGTCTATCTGACCAACCACGGCGTCGAGGCGGCCGAGTTCAACAGCTACGGCGCCCGTCGCGGCAACCACGAAGTCATGATGCGCGGCACCTTCGCCAACATCCGCATCAAGAACCGCATCACGCCCGAGATCGAAGGCGGCGTGACCAAGCACTTCCCGTCGGGCGACACCATGTCGATCTATGACGCGGCCATGCGGTATCAGTCGGAAGGCCGCCCGCTGGTCGTCTTCGCCGGCAAGGAATACGGCACCGGCTCGTCGCGCGACTGGGCGGCGAAGGGCACGCGTCTGCTGGGCGTTCGCGCGGTCATCGCCGAGAGCTTCGAGCGCATCCACCGCTCCAACCTGGTCGGGATGGGTGTCGTGCCGCTGCAGTTCAAGCAGGACGGCTGGTTGAAGCTGGGCCTGACGGGCGAAGAGATCGTCACGATCCGCGGCCTGTCGGACGCCAACATCGGCAAGCTGAAGCCGCGTCAGGACCTGTGGGTCGAGTTGTTCCGCCCGTCGGACGGCAAGATGGCCCGCTTCCCGGTCCGCTGCCGCATCGATAACCAGACCGAGCTGGACTATCTGCTGGCCGGCGGCGTCATGCCTTATGTGCTGCGCAACCTGGCGCGCGGCCCGGAAACCGAGGCGCCGATCGCCGCCGAATAG
- a CDS encoding NAD-dependent succinate-semialdehyde dehydrogenase: MAYRTLNPFTEQLVEDYPEHTDDAVEAALAKADSLFHSDWSKGDIQPRLAVLKSLSGLLTENRDDLARTMAEEMGKPLAQGQGEIDLCAGIAAYYAEKAADFLKPEKIDSELGEAWVEFHPIGVLLAVEPWNFPIYQLIRVVAPAIAVGNPVLYKHAGIVPRCAARFAELVREAGAPEGFVANLYISSDKVAELIGDDRIQGVALTASEGAGAKVSARASEMLKKSTLELGGSDVFVVLDDADVEKAVAAGVEGRLSNAGQVCTGSKRFIVQKSVSDAFITGFVEGMKTAVMGDPLDEATDLGPLSSEDALKTLTKQVEEAIQHGAKAVTGGKPADRTGFFYEPTVLTDVARDNPAFYQEFFGPVAQVFVVEDDDAVVALANDSHFGLGGSIFSGDTDRARKLASRIETGMVFINTTTTSMPELPFGGVKRSGFGRELGDVGIKEFVNRKLVVVSAD, translated from the coding sequence ATGGCCTATCGCACCCTCAATCCCTTCACCGAACAACTGGTCGAGGACTATCCCGAACACACCGACGACGCCGTCGAGGCCGCCTTGGCCAAGGCTGACAGCCTCTTCCATTCGGATTGGTCGAAGGGTGACATCCAGCCGCGCCTCGCCGTGCTGAAATCCCTGTCGGGCCTTCTGACCGAAAACCGCGACGACCTGGCCCGCACAATGGCCGAGGAGATGGGCAAGCCCCTGGCTCAGGGACAGGGCGAGATCGATCTGTGCGCCGGCATCGCCGCCTACTATGCCGAGAAGGCCGCCGACTTCCTCAAGCCCGAAAAGATCGACAGCGAACTGGGCGAGGCCTGGGTCGAGTTTCACCCGATCGGCGTGCTGCTGGCGGTGGAGCCGTGGAACTTCCCGATCTATCAGCTGATCCGCGTGGTGGCTCCCGCCATCGCGGTCGGCAATCCCGTGCTCTACAAGCACGCGGGCATCGTGCCCCGCTGCGCCGCCCGGTTCGCCGAACTGGTGCGCGAGGCCGGCGCGCCCGAAGGCTTCGTCGCCAACCTCTACATCTCCTCGGACAAGGTCGCCGAACTGATCGGCGACGACCGCATCCAGGGCGTGGCCCTGACCGCATCGGAGGGCGCCGGCGCCAAGGTCTCGGCCCGCGCCTCGGAAATGCTGAAGAAGTCCACGCTGGAACTGGGCGGCAGCGACGTCTTCGTGGTGCTGGACGACGCCGACGTCGAAAAGGCGGTCGCGGCGGGCGTCGAAGGCCGCCTGTCCAACGCCGGACAGGTCTGCACCGGCTCCAAACGCTTCATAGTCCAGAAGTCGGTCTCCGACGCCTTCATCACCGGTTTCGTTGAAGGCATGAAGACCGCCGTCATGGGCGACCCGCTGGACGAGGCCACCGACCTGGGTCCGCTGTCGTCCGAGGATGCGCTGAAGACCCTGACCAAACAGGTCGAGGAGGCGATCCAGCACGGCGCCAAGGCGGTGACCGGCGGCAAGCCCGCCGACCGCACCGGCTTCTTCTACGAGCCGACCGTCCTGACCGACGTCGCGCGCGACAACCCGGCCTTCTATCAGGAGTTCTTCGGCCCGGTGGCCCAGGTCTTCGTGGTCGAGGACGACGATGCGGTCGTGGCTCTGGCCAACGATTCCCACTTCGGCCTGGGCGGCTCGATCTTCTCGGGCGACACCGACCGCGCCCGCAAACTGGCCTCGCGCATCGAGACCGGCATGGTCTTCATCAACACCACCACGACATCCATGCCCGAACTGCCGTTCGGCGGCGTCAAACGCTCGGGCTTCGGCCGCGAGCTGGGCGATGTCGGCATCAAGGAGTTCGTGAACCGCAAGCTGGTGGTCGTCAGCGCCGACTGA
- a CDS encoding hydrogen peroxide-inducible genes activator — MLPTLRQLQYLKLLAEHGSFSRAAEAAHVSQPALSAGVQELERILGAPVVERARGAVIMTAVGAEAVRRAEDVLARTEDLVEAAKNAGRLLSGRFRLGVIPTVAPFLLPAKLPSVKAAYPSLKLFIREDLTPRLIAALKAGQIDAAVIALPYDAPGIAHARIGDDEIMAAAPADHALAAPGPIRPGSLRAEDLILLEDGHCLRDHALAALDIEAPRGDDFFAATSLHTLVQMVGSGLGVSFLPKMAVQAGLADTPSVAIRAFENQADGAPPHREIVVAWRAGSSRAPEARLLAEALKLE, encoded by the coding sequence ATGCTCCCCACCCTGCGTCAGCTCCAGTATCTCAAGCTCCTGGCCGAACACGGCAGCTTCTCGCGCGCCGCCGAGGCCGCCCACGTCAGCCAGCCCGCCCTCAGCGCCGGAGTGCAGGAGCTTGAGCGCATCCTGGGCGCGCCGGTGGTCGAACGCGCGCGCGGCGCCGTGATCATGACCGCCGTCGGAGCGGAGGCCGTTCGCCGCGCCGAGGACGTCCTGGCCCGCACCGAGGATCTGGTCGAGGCGGCCAAGAACGCTGGCCGCCTGCTGTCTGGCCGCTTCCGCCTGGGCGTCATCCCCACCGTCGCCCCCTTCCTGCTGCCCGCCAAGCTACCGTCGGTGAAGGCCGCCTATCCCAGCCTGAAGCTGTTTATCCGCGAGGATCTGACGCCCCGACTGATCGCGGCGCTGAAGGCGGGTCAGATCGACGCGGCGGTCATCGCCCTGCCCTATGATGCGCCGGGCATCGCCCACGCCCGCATTGGCGATGACGAGATCATGGCCGCCGCCCCCGCCGACCATGCCCTGGCCGCGCCCGGCCCCATCCGTCCCGGCTCGCTGCGGGCCGAGGATCTGATCCTGCTGGAGGACGGCCATTGCCTGCGCGACCACGCTCTGGCGGCGCTGGACATCGAGGCCCCGCGCGGCGACGACTTCTTTGCGGCCACCAGCCTGCATACCTTGGTTCAAATGGTCGGCTCGGGCCTCGGCGTCTCCTTCCTGCCCAAGATGGCGGTTCAGGCCGGACTGGCCGACACCCCCTCCGTCGCCATTCGCGCCTTCGAGAACCAGGCCGACGGCGCCCCGCCCCACCGCGAGATCGTCGTCGCCTGGCGCGCCGGCTCCAGCCGCGCCCCCGAGGCCCGGCTGCTGGCCGAGGCCCTGAAGCTAGAGTGA
- the katG gene encoding catalase/peroxidase HPI, translating into MTDEAKCPFSGRTPRSVAGGGVQNRDWWPNQLRVDLLNQHSAKSDPLGESFDYREAFSKLDYEALKADLRALMTDSKDWWPADFGHYGPQFIRMAWHSAGTYRVGDGRGGGGRGQQRFAPLNSWPDNVNIDKSRRLLWRIKQKYGQAISWADLMILTGNVALETMGFRTFGFSGGRADTWEPDQDVYWGRETTWLGGDERYAHGSDGVVKPGDEAVLVSDDDADGDEHTRDLENPLAAVQMGLIYVNPEGPDGNPDPIAAARDIRDTFARMAMNDEETVALIAGGHTFGKTHGAGPADHVGAEPEGDGLEAQGLGWTSSFGTGHGADAITSGLEVTWTQTPAQWSNFYFENLFGFEWELEKSPAGAHQWVAKDAGEIIPDAHDPAKKKRPTMLTTDLSMRFDPEYEKISRRFLNDPEAFADAFARAWFKLTHRDLGPRSRYVGPEVPSEVLLWQDPVPEVDHPLIDATDAAALKAKVLDSGLSTAELVGTAWASASTFRGGDKRGGANGARIRLAPQKDWAVNQPEQLHRVLETLERIQTEFNQAQTGGKKVSLADLIVLAGNAGVEQAAKAAGHDASVPFTPGRTDASQADTDVESFGYLEPVADGFRNFQKARYAVPAESLLIDQAQRLTLTAPEMTVLIGGLRAININTGGATHGVLTERPGVLSNDVFVNLLDMDVKWAATSEAKDVFEGRDRKTGEAKWTGTRVDLVFGSNAVLRALAEVYAGADAEGKFVTDFVAAWTKVMELDRFDLHG; encoded by the coding sequence ATGACCGACGAAGCCAAATGCCCCTTTTCCGGCCGGACGCCCCGATCGGTCGCAGGCGGCGGCGTTCAGAACCGCGATTGGTGGCCCAACCAGCTGCGGGTCGATCTGCTGAACCAGCATTCGGCCAAGTCCGATCCGCTCGGCGAGTCGTTCGACTACCGCGAGGCCTTCTCCAAGCTGGACTACGAGGCACTGAAGGCGGATCTGCGCGCGCTGATGACGGACTCCAAGGACTGGTGGCCGGCCGACTTCGGCCATTACGGCCCGCAGTTCATCCGCATGGCCTGGCACAGCGCCGGCACCTATCGCGTCGGCGATGGTCGGGGCGGCGGCGGGCGGGGCCAGCAGCGGTTCGCCCCGCTGAACTCCTGGCCCGACAACGTAAATATCGACAAGTCGCGCCGCCTGCTGTGGCGGATTAAGCAGAAGTACGGCCAGGCCATCTCGTGGGCCGACCTGATGATCCTGACCGGGAACGTCGCGCTGGAGACGATGGGTTTCCGCACCTTCGGCTTCTCCGGCGGCCGCGCCGATACCTGGGAGCCGGATCAGGACGTCTACTGGGGTCGCGAGACAACCTGGCTGGGCGGCGACGAACGCTATGCCCACGGCTCGGACGGGGTGGTGAAGCCGGGCGACGAGGCTGTGCTGGTTTCGGACGATGACGCCGACGGCGACGAGCATACGCGCGATCTGGAGAACCCGCTGGCGGCCGTGCAGATGGGCCTGATCTACGTCAACCCGGAGGGCCCCGACGGCAACCCCGATCCGATCGCGGCAGCGCGCGACATCCGCGACACCTTCGCCCGGATGGCGATGAACGATGAGGAGACGGTCGCCCTGATCGCGGGCGGCCACACCTTCGGCAAGACGCACGGCGCGGGCCCGGCCGACCACGTCGGCGCAGAGCCGGAAGGCGACGGCCTGGAGGCGCAAGGCCTGGGTTGGACCTCCAGCTTCGGCACGGGGCACGGCGCCGACGCCATCACCAGCGGCCTGGAAGTCACCTGGACCCAGACCCCGGCCCAGTGGAGCAACTTCTATTTCGAGAACCTGTTCGGCTTCGAATGGGAGCTGGAGAAGTCCCCGGCGGGCGCGCATCAGTGGGTGGCCAAGGACGCGGGCGAGATCATCCCCGACGCCCACGATCCGGCCAAGAAGAAGCGGCCGACCATGCTGACGACCGACCTGTCGATGCGGTTCGACCCGGAATACGAGAAGATCTCGCGCCGGTTCCTGAATGATCCGGAAGCGTTCGCCGACGCCTTTGCGCGGGCCTGGTTCAAGCTGACGCACCGCGATCTGGGGCCGCGTTCGCGCTACGTCGGGCCGGAAGTCCCGAGCGAAGTCCTGTTGTGGCAGGATCCGGTGCCGGAGGTCGATCACCCGCTGATCGACGCGACGGACGCGGCGGCTCTGAAGGCCAAGGTGCTGGACTCGGGGCTGAGCACCGCCGAACTGGTGGGCACGGCCTGGGCCTCGGCCTCGACCTTCCGCGGCGGGGACAAGCGGGGCGGGGCCAACGGCGCCCGCATTCGCCTGGCGCCACAGAAGGATTGGGCCGTCAACCAGCCCGAACAGCTGCACCGGGTGTTGGAGACGCTGGAGCGCATCCAGACCGAGTTCAACCAGGCGCAGACGGGCGGCAAGAAGGTGTCACTGGCCGACCTGATCGTGCTGGCCGGCAATGCGGGCGTCGAGCAGGCGGCCAAGGCGGCGGGCCACGACGCCAGCGTGCCGTTCACGCCCGGCCGGACGGACGCCAGCCAGGCGGACACGGATGTCGAATCCTTCGGCTATCTGGAACCAGTCGCCGACGGCTTCCGCAACTTCCAGAAGGCGCGCTATGCCGTGCCGGCCGAGTCGCTGCTGATCGATCAGGCGCAGCGGCTGACGCTGACGGCGCCGGAGATGACGGTGCTGATCGGCGGCCTGCGAGCGATCAACATCAATACGGGCGGCGCGACGCATGGCGTGCTGACCGAGCGGCCCGGCGTGCTGTCCAACGATGTCTTCGTCAATCTGCTGGACATGGACGTGAAGTGGGCGGCGACCTCGGAGGCCAAGGACGTCTTCGAAGGCCGCGATCGCAAGACGGGCGAAGCCAAGTGGACCGGCACGCGTGTCGATCTGGTGTTCGGCTCCAACGCCGTGCTGCGCGCGCTGGCCGAGGTCTATGCCGGAGCCGACGCCGAAGGGAAGTTCGTCACGGACTTCGTGGCGGCCTGGACCAAGGTCATGGAGCTGGACCGGTTCGACCTGCACGGCTGA
- a CDS encoding glutaminyl-peptide cyclotransferase yields MTGLSSRLAGLVAGLLLTTGVALPVGAEVPVQTYEVVRAYPHDTGAFTEGLFFHDGGLYESTGLYPSFIRKVDLETGRVERQRDLPTIYFGEGMTTLNGKLYSLTWRNHIGFIWKLDDFSPLGGFSYPGEGWALTTDGRRLIMSDGTDQLRFLDPETLAETGRVSVTADGRPLDQINELEWIDGEVFANIWQDNRIARIDPETGVVKAFIDLTALVPKGENLDPNDDVLNGIAWDAAGKRLFVTGKRWPQLFEIKLR; encoded by the coding sequence ATGACGGGCCTGTCGTCCCGGCTCGCCGGCCTCGTCGCCGGCCTGCTGCTGACGACAGGCGTCGCCCTGCCGGTCGGGGCCGAAGTCCCGGTCCAAACTTATGAGGTCGTGCGGGCCTATCCGCACGACACGGGGGCCTTCACCGAAGGCCTCTTCTTCCATGACGGCGGCCTTTACGAGAGCACGGGCCTTTACCCGTCCTTCATCCGCAAGGTCGATCTGGAGACCGGCCGCGTAGAGCGTCAGCGCGACCTGCCGACCATCTATTTCGGCGAGGGCATGACCACGCTGAACGGCAAGCTCTACAGCCTGACCTGGCGCAACCACATCGGCTTCATCTGGAAGCTGGACGATTTCTCGCCTCTGGGCGGCTTTTCCTATCCGGGCGAGGGCTGGGCCCTGACCACCGACGGCCGCCGTCTGATCATGAGCGACGGCACCGATCAGCTGCGCTTCCTCGATCCCGAGACCCTGGCCGAGACCGGCCGCGTCTCCGTCACCGCCGACGGCCGGCCGCTGGATCAGATCAACGAGCTGGAATGGATCGACGGCGAGGTCTTCGCCAATATCTGGCAGGACAACCGCATCGCGCGCATCGATCCCGAGACCGGCGTGGTCAAGGCCTTCATCGATCTGACCGCCCTGGTCCCCAAGGGCGAGAACCTCGACCCCAACGACGACGTCCTGAACGGCATCGCCTGGGACGCGGCGGGCAAACGCCTGTTCGTCACCGGCAAACGCTGGCCGCAGCTGTTCGAGATCAAGCTGCGCTGA
- a CDS encoding TerC family protein, whose product MLDSITPLLSDPAAWAALVTLIVMEVVLGIDNLIFISILSNKLPEHQRQKVRRIGIGLALIMRLALLSIIAWLVGLVQPVFTVMGNEFSWKDLILIAGGLFLVWKATKEIHHTVDPTPSHDVMDKKDVVIANAGAAIFQIILLDIVFSIDSILTAVGMTEHLPIMVVAVLVAVTVMLLAADPLANFINKNPSVVMLALGFLLMIGMVLIADGFGYHVPKGYIYAAMAFSAGVEALNMLGRRSASKKEKAELARSEANAAEARAQKAEAEAAAERG is encoded by the coding sequence ATGCTCGACAGCATAACCCCCCTGCTCTCCGATCCGGCCGCCTGGGCCGCATTGGTGACCCTCATCGTGATGGAGGTCGTGCTCGGCATCGACAACCTGATCTTCATCTCGATCCTGTCGAACAAACTGCCCGAGCATCAGCGCCAGAAGGTGCGGCGCATCGGTATCGGCCTGGCTTTGATCATGCGCTTGGCCCTGCTGTCGATCATCGCCTGGCTAGTCGGCCTGGTGCAGCCGGTCTTCACCGTCATGGGCAATGAGTTTTCCTGGAAGGACCTGATCCTGATCGCGGGCGGTCTGTTCCTGGTCTGGAAGGCGACCAAGGAGATCCACCACACGGTCGATCCCACGCCCAGCCACGATGTCATGGACAAGAAGGACGTGGTCATCGCCAACGCCGGCGCGGCCATCTTCCAGATCATCCTGTTGGACATCGTCTTCTCGATCGACTCGATCCTGACCGCCGTCGGCATGACCGAGCACCTGCCGATCATGGTCGTCGCCGTCCTGGTCGCCGTGACCGTCATGCTGCTGGCCGCCGACCCCTTGGCCAACTTCATCAACAAGAACCCCAGCGTCGTCATGCTGGCGCTCGGCTTCCTGCTGATGATCGGCATGGTGTTGATCGCCGACGGCTTCGGCTATCATGTGCCCAAGGGCTATATCTATGCGGCCATGGCCTTCTCGGCCGGTGTTGAGGCGTTGAACATGCTGGGTCGTCGATCCGCATCCAAGAAGGAAAAGGCCGAACTGGCCCGCAGCGAGGCGAACGCCGCAGAGGCCCGCGCCCAAAAGGCCGAGGCCGAAGCCGCCGCCGAGCGGGGCTGA
- a CDS encoding F0F1 ATP synthase subunit delta, which yields MADDFRTTEVGDRYAQALFDLALETGRLDAVRADLKSLKAAWTESADLRRLATSPVIAAPDQAKGLVAIAAKAKFEQTTTNFLGLLSQNGRARDLPAVIAGFEARYAKHAGVVAAEVVSAQPLDAKQVAAITAALSKSLGKAPELTARVDPSILGGLKVKVGSKLFDASLKTKLDQMKFALKRA from the coding sequence GTGGCTGATGATTTCAGAACGACGGAAGTCGGCGATCGCTACGCACAGGCGCTGTTCGACCTGGCGCTGGAAACCGGCCGCCTGGACGCCGTCCGCGCCGACCTGAAGTCGCTGAAGGCGGCCTGGACCGAAAGCGCCGACCTGCGTCGCCTGGCCACATCGCCCGTCATCGCCGCGCCCGATCAGGCCAAGGGTCTGGTCGCCATCGCCGCCAAGGCCAAGTTCGAGCAGACCACGACCAACTTCCTGGGCCTGCTGTCGCAGAACGGCCGCGCCAGGGACCTGCCGGCCGTGATCGCCGGGTTTGAGGCCCGCTACGCCAAACACGCCGGCGTCGTCGCCGCCGAGGTCGTCTCGGCCCAGCCGCTGGACGCCAAACAGGTCGCCGCCATCACCGCCGCCCTGTCCAAGAGCCTGGGCAAGGCGCCGGAACTGACCGCACGCGTCGATCCGTCGATCCTGGGCGGCCTGAAGGTCAAGGTGGGCTCGAAACTGTTCGACGCCTCGCTGAAGACCAAGCTCGACCAGATGAAGTTCGCCCTGAAACGAGCCTAG